CATCAAAGTGATTATGAGGACTTCCTCAATTCTCAAAATCCTAAAGGTCTCCCTCCTCATAAGTTACTATTGAAGGAAAACTGCCCGCTGATGCTTCTAAGGAATTTAAACCCAGCTGAGGGTCTATGTAATGGAACACGGTTAATATGTAGAGATCTTGGGCAACACACGATTTCTGCTGAGATTGTTTTTGGTCATCACCGAGGAAAAAGAGTTTTTATTCCAAGGATACCTCTTCAGTCACCCGACAATGACAAAAATGGGATTCCATTCATCCGAACACAATTTCCTGTCCGACTTTGCTTCGCTCTGACCATCAACAAATCACAGGGTCAAACTCTTGACTACGTCGGCATCTATCTACGAGAACCAGTTTTTTCTCATGGACAGTTGTATGTCGCTCTGTCTAGAGCTAGGACTGCGGCTAAAGTTAAAATTCTACTTGTTCCTGGGACATTTGATGGCACAAAAGTAGATTGCAAAACTCGAAATGTCGTCTTTGCTGAGATTTTTAGATTAACAAACCAGTAGACCATTCTCTGCTTGAATTATACTAACTGAAGGTGTCATGCAGATTCTTTATTCTTGGATTACTATGTTCCTGGATCTTTAAGTTGCTGTTCATTTATTCAACAACTTATGTGTTTATAGGATGGCTAACTTGCTGCCAATACGAGATGTTATGCCTCACATGAAAAATTGGAGCTGCATTATCACTGTTCAAGAAAAGCAACAGGTCACAAACTCATTGGGAACCCCTACAAGAAAGCAGAAGTTTGTTTTCTATGATTCAGAAGTTAGTCAAACCTTCTGCTCTGTTTTAGATGTGATCATTAAAATACACTACTCTTTTGCTTTCTTAATCCTGCGTTAATTTTGCCTCTTTAAATAGGGATCGAGGGTTGAAGGAATCATCTTCAATGATGACATTCCTAGAATGAGCCAGATCTTGCAGGTTTATAAAAAGTATAAAATCTCCAATGCTGAGGTCAGGCCTATACCACAAAAGTTCCAGACATCTGACCTTACCATTCAGTGGGTGATCAGTAGCAGGACTGTCATTGATGAAATTCCTGATGATGATGCAGTCATGGCTGTGAAATTCTGCTATTCAAAGTTTACTGATTTAGTTCAGTACATGGATGACAAAACTAAATCAGTCGGTGAGTCTTTCAACGCTTTACTCTTAGTATGTTACATTCTGAACCAGGTTTTTTATAATCCCCTTCCCTGTGTTATTCATAGACGTGCTGGGAGTCGTGATTAGTGCGCTCGAGAGGAAAACAATTACCAAAAACTCAAGGCAATCAGATGTTCAGAAATTTGTCCTGCTTAATGAAGAGTAACGACTTTAATCTTTGATTTAGACATAATTTCGCACTGCATCTCCTTTTCCTCTGCAGTAAATTTTTGCGGTCTGTGACTGTTACCTCTTACCACAAATGCAGGTCACAGACAGTCCTCTTATCTCTGTGGGATAACTTTCTAACTAACGAGGGAGCAGAAATGCTATCTAAACTTCACAGCTATCCTGTGATCATTGCTCGGAGGGTCAAAGTGAATAACTATAATGGTTTGTTCCCCATTTTAATCTTTACATTTTTAGCACTTAGCCTTTTATGCTCGTCTGCAACACCTGTAAAtctttctccatttcttttCGTCGTATAGGGGTCGCACTtggtacttggtttgattcAGCGATTCTGGTTGATCCTCCTATACAAGAAGCAAGAGAGCTCAAGAATTGGTACGGtgtatttccaatcatcattcTATACACAGTTTCGATCTAAATACTGTCCTGCCTACCAGTTCTAATATTTTGTATGCATCCTTTCACCCAGGGCGTTGAGAAACACTAATCTGATTAAAGAGCTTGTCGAAAAAATGGACTATATTAAATATAATCCACAGCTGTCATTGAAGCCAGACCAAAAAACAACTTGGATTTGTAACATAACCTCAACACAAAAGGTTTGTAAATGGATAGTGTTGGCCTCCTTTCATACTTTTTCTCATTTATGATCATTTTTTTATACTCATGCTTGCTCCACTTTTAGACTGTGTGGGTCAAGGCACAGATCTCTTTTGACCACATCTTCCAGAAATATTGGTACATGAGTTGCAAAAACTGTTGTCGAGCTACAGCAGCAGACTATGAAGTGGTGTTTACCTGTAACTCATGCAAAGAGAAACATCCTGCAATACCTAGGTGCTAAATAATATACCTTTCCTATGTTGATTTTTGTTTGTTGTTATCTAATGCTGTCGTTGTCACTAGATATCTTCCTGCATATTGTGTACCCATTTTCAGATGTCGCTTTGATGTCGATTTGACCGATAGCACTGGAGTGATCCCAGCCTCAGTATTTGGCGAATTGGCAGAGAAGCTATTGACATTTAATGGACTAGAAGCAATGCAGCATTTTGATCAGGTTCCTACGTGCTGAATCCTAATACTGAAGAcgttatatattttttactcttgtttttctgttttcttaaCAGAATGTTGAACTTCCACTCGAGTTTGTCCATAACGAGCTTAAATCAAAAATGTTTCTGCTCCATATCAAACCTGTGCAAACACAGCTGGCAGATGCGAGGCAGCGTTACACAATTATATACTACTCTGAAATTGATGATCCAACTGCTTCTATCCAGTTAACAAGTCAAACAGAAGATGACTCTTCTTTCCTTGGCAAAGAAGTTGACAATGTACGGTTGGGGACTCCAGGTAAATACCAAGTACCTAATTTCTGTCCTATACTTATCTTTTACGGCAAATGAACAGCAAACCATGTAAAAAATTTATTATCGCAGGAGGAGACAGTGATCGGTCAAAGATTTGTGTTCGGCTTTCTGACAGATTTGATGAACCCCAGAACGTTGAACTAGATGTGGATGAAAATGCAGAGTGCAGCTCTAGCAAGAAGCAAAAACTAATCTAGCTTGTTGCGGTTCAGTTTTGCATCCACCTGACTCTTAGATATTGCCTAACATGCTATCGTATATTTTTGCAACGTTCCTTGTGCATTCTTAGAAGGCTCATTAATGTATTAATGGAAGATGTGTTTTTTGTCCATGAGATACCCTTtaaaccccttttggtctgggACCTTTTACCTTTGCTGATAAGCTGCAATCAGCGACACTATGTATCTAAATTGATGCCTTCCAACTGCTATGTACTTGTTACAGTATCCTTTCAATTCGACATCTACTCTATTAAGTTTATTAATTGACCTCTTGGTGGATGTAATAATTGTTAGACATCAGCTTTTTCATGATACGTTTCTCATGACTTGTTCAAGTCTTCCCCTACACATAACCATCTTATTAAATATCGACCTACCGTTATGACCTGCACTTACTCTACTGACCAGCTCAGGTTCGAAGACCTATTGTCCTTAACATGTATAGCTGTTTGACCTTCAATAAATTTAAGCAAGCCAACTTTTCCCTTTGTTCAGGTTCAATAAATTTATAGAGGACAGATATCCCAAATCATTAAGCCGCTTAGCTGTGAAAAATGAGAGCCGGCctgaatatacaaaaaaatcTTACCCACAGAACTATCAACCATCCATTCTTTATATATAGGTGCTACCTGAACACAGCATGCATCCCAGGCAAAGTGCTGCACCAGGCTAAGTTTCCTACTTTCACTCAGTTATTCCTAACGTTTACCGCATTACTTTGCCTGCATATCATTGCATCTTTGACGCTTTATATTTATCACCTTCGCTGATCAGATCAATGGCAGAAGCATCATCTACCTATGGATTAACAATCAGCGGCTCAATGGCCTGTTGTTTTCTGCTAAAATGCATTCACAAAGGAGAGGTCTATTTTTTCCCTTTCGCTCAATATAAAATACATGCTACCAATGATTAGTACAATTATATATCTTCGTTTAACATTTCCTTTTCTAATCTTCTAAAAAACAGATTCTGCCTGCTCAATTGAAGCTATTACTTAATCAGCACCAGCGCAATACAATCATTATCAAACATGGAATTTATAAATGGCCTGTTGCAGTCGGTGATCGTTCATTCGAAGAAGGTTGGGATCAATATTGCAATGAAAATATCTCTCTATTTACTTCCGCCAACACTTCGTCATCTATACACCAAACAAAGCCATGCCAATTAATTCCAATTTTACTCCCCTCGATTTTTCCTCTATAACCTTTTTTTTCAACACCATGTTTGATGCAAACTTTCATGTACTCACGTTTTCTTATCCCATTACTTATTTAAAAACTTAATCATTTTATAGCTAAGTTACTCAAATACAATTCATACGCTTTATGATATTTCTACTTGAAAGTCTGGGCATTTTCTGGGCAACATTAAACCACCACCGCGCATCGCGCGGTGATCCCCTCCTAGTAAGAAATAAAAGTGGACCACTTCAACACAAGTAGTAGTTTGATAGTTTGCTTGAATATTTGTACTCTTTAAATGAGAATGTACACAGATGGCGTACAATAGTAACCGTTCAAATAAGGTAGAGAAACTTGTTTTGTTAAAACGTAAAATTTTAATCATCATCCCAAATTCCCCTCGCGCCTTTTTCTTTGCGTATCATTCATATAGTCACCTCTCTTATGGGCTTATTCTcgatttcttgactttttttaaGTATTAATTGATCATCAAAATTAACTTAAATAGTATCCTTATTTGTTACTTTTATTCTTGcgttgtttgtttgttttttttttaagagcaTAAGATTATCATTtctttgaaatgaaatttggcAGTTGATAGGCTGATTGATTGATGAATAACTGGATAGTGAAATAGTTCTCAATGatgattattttgttatttaggttgaaaaaaaaatatgagcTATTTGAAACCATGCTTCCTCTATTTGGGCACCTTTCTGGAGGATGAGTACTTAGATGCCAAAGAACTACACCTACTATGGATTGCAGAAGGCATGGTCTTGTCGGAACACCGAAGAAATGGGGAAACATTACTCAATGTTGCAGAGAGGTATTTGGTTGAATTAGGGCAAAGATCTATGGTTCAAATGCAAGTCAATGGATTTTCAACCTCGTGTCGCCTTCATCTTCATGATGTGATGCGAGATTTTTGtttaaagaaaggaagagaagaagaatTTTCTGAGGTCATAGATCTTCGGGGTGTCGAGAAGCCCTTGCTGGATTCCGTTTCTCACACCAATAATGATGTCTACAGATTAGTCGTCCACATAAATACTAATGTTGAAACCCCCGTTAATGCTAACGCTATTGTGGAGGATTTTAAACAACTTTGTTGTCTTCTTTTTCGCAATAGTGATGGTGCTTGGTGTTCGAGAAAGAAAATCATCTGGGCTGAAGGGTTAAATGTTAATTACAAGACCTTCAAATCGCTTAGAGTGCTGAAGTTTGATAAGTATGATTTTGAAGGGCAAGATTTAGCCACAGGTCTAGAGAAACTCATCCATTTAAGGCTTTTGTGTTTTAGAGGCTGCAATTTCGACTTAAGTGGTCTTCCATCATCAATAACCGAATTACCATTCCTCCAAACTCTTGATCTACGGGTAAGCTACTTGTCGAAGATGCCAAATGTCTTTCTGTATGCATTTAACGTGATAGAAATGCCAAATGTTCTTGGAAAGATGAAAAGTTTGAGGCATTTATATCTTCCTACAAGTGCAGGCATTGAAGTAAAAGAAAAAGTTCGACTATATGGCTTGAGTGAGTTGGAGAGACTTGAAGGATTCCTAAGTGATAGAGATGAAATTGCTGATCTTTATGAACTACCGAATCTTCGAGTACTTGATGTGGCTGTTACTAATAATGAGGGCCTTTGCGCTATCATGAACTACATGAACATAAGTGGGA
The DNA window shown above is from Coffea arabica cultivar ET-39 chromosome 5e, Coffea Arabica ET-39 HiFi, whole genome shotgun sequence and carries:
- the LOC113722603 gene encoding replication protein A 70 kDa DNA-binding subunit D-like; amino-acid sequence: MANLLPIRDVMPHMKNWSCIITVQEKQQVTNSLGTPTRKQKFVFYDSEGSRVEGIIFNDDIPRMSQILQVYKKYKISNAEVRPIPQKFQTSDLTIQWVISSRTVIDEIPDDDAVMAVKFCYSKFTDLVQYMDDKTKSVDVLGVVISALERKTITKNSRQSDVQKFVLLNEESQTVLLSLWDNFLTNEGAEMLSKLHSYPVIIARRVKVNNYNGVALGTWFDSAILVDPPIQEARELKNWALRNTNLIKELVEKMDYIKYNPQLSLKPDQKTTWICNITSTQKTVWVKAQISFDHIFQKYWYMSCKNCCRATAADYEVVFTCNSCKEKHPAIPRCRFDVDLTDSTGVIPASVFGELAEKLLTFNGLEAMQHFDQNVELPLEFVHNELKSKMFLLHIKPVQTQLADARQRYTIIYYSEIDDPTASIQLTSQTEDDSSFLGKEVDNVRLGTPGGDSDRSKICVRLSDRFDEPQNVELDVDENAECSSSKKQKLI
- the LOC113722602 gene encoding probable disease resistance protein RXW24L produces the protein MSYLKPCFLYLGTFLEDEYLDAKELHLLWIAEGMVLSEHRRNGETLLNVAERYLVELGQRSMVQMQVNGFSTSCRLHLHDVMRDFCLKKGREEEFSEVIDLRGVEKPLLDSVSHTNNDVYRLVVHINTNVETPVNANAIVEDFKQLCCLLFRNSDGAWCSRKKIIWAEGLNVNYKTFKSLRVLKFDKYDFEGQDLATGLEKLIHLRLLCFRGCNFDLSGLPSSITELPFLQTLDLRVSYLSKMPNVFLYAFNVIEMPNVLGKMKSLRHLYLPTSAGIEVKEKVRLYGLSELERLEGFLSDRDEIADLYELPNLRVLDVAVTNNEGLCAIMNYMNISGKNLPEISLTLSGVLSIESEQGSILLRSLLAFENLHHLSKFPRYE